A DNA window from Pseudomonas wuhanensis contains the following coding sequences:
- a CDS encoding acetyl-CoA hydrolase/transferase family protein, which yields MYRDRIRLPSLLDKVMSAADAAALIQDGMTVGMSGFTRAGEAKAVPHALAERAKVTPLKITLMTGASLGNDLDKQLTEAGVLSRRMPFQVDSTLRKAINAGEVMFIDQHLSETVELLRNQQLKLPDIAVIEAVAITEQGHIVPTTSVGNSASFAIFAKHVIVEINLAHNPNLEGLHDIYIPTYRPTRTPIPLVKVDDRIGSTAIPIPPEKIVAIVITNQSDSPSTVLPPDSDTQAIADHLIDFFKQEVAAGRMTNKLGPLQAGIGTIANSVMCGLIDSPFEDLTMYSEVLQDSTFDLIDAGKLSFASGSSITLSSRRNADVFGNLERYKDKLVLRPQEISNHPEVVRRLGIIGINTALEFDLYGNVNSTHVCGTRMMNGIGGSGDFARNAHLAIFVTKSIAKGGAISSVVPMASHVDHTEHDVDILVTEIGLADLRGLAPRERARVIIDNCVHPDYRPALNDYFTAACAVGGHTPHILRDALSWHMNLEETGRMLAV from the coding sequence ATGTACCGTGACCGTATTCGCTTGCCTTCATTGTTGGACAAGGTAATGAGCGCCGCCGACGCTGCCGCTCTGATTCAGGACGGCATGACCGTCGGCATGAGCGGCTTTACCCGAGCCGGCGAAGCCAAGGCTGTGCCTCATGCCCTGGCCGAGCGCGCCAAGGTCACACCGCTGAAAATCACCCTGATGACCGGTGCTAGCCTGGGCAACGACCTCGACAAGCAACTGACTGAAGCCGGCGTACTGTCGCGACGCATGCCGTTCCAGGTCGACAGCACCCTGCGCAAGGCGATCAATGCCGGCGAAGTCATGTTCATCGACCAGCACCTGTCGGAAACCGTAGAGCTACTGCGTAACCAACAACTCAAGCTACCGGACATCGCGGTGATCGAAGCCGTGGCAATCACCGAGCAGGGCCATATCGTGCCGACCACCTCGGTAGGCAACTCCGCCAGCTTTGCGATTTTCGCCAAACACGTGATCGTCGAGATCAATCTGGCGCACAACCCGAATCTCGAAGGCTTGCACGACATCTATATCCCTACCTACCGGCCGACCCGCACACCTATTCCACTGGTGAAGGTCGATGACCGTATCGGCAGCACTGCCATCCCGATACCGCCGGAAAAAATCGTCGCGATCGTGATCACTAATCAATCCGACTCGCCGTCCACTGTCTTGCCGCCGGACAGTGACACACAGGCCATCGCTGACCATCTGATCGATTTCTTCAAACAGGAAGTGGCTGCCGGTCGCATGACTAACAAGCTCGGCCCGCTGCAAGCCGGTATCGGCACCATCGCCAATTCGGTGATGTGCGGCTTGATCGACTCACCGTTCGAAGACCTGACCATGTACTCCGAAGTGTTGCAGGATTCGACTTTCGATCTGATCGACGCTGGCAAGCTGAGCTTTGCTTCCGGCAGTTCGATCACCCTGTCGAGCCGGCGCAATGCCGATGTATTCGGGAATCTGGAGCGCTATAAGGACAAGCTGGTGTTGCGCCCCCAGGAAATCTCGAACCATCCCGAAGTGGTGCGGCGCCTGGGCATCATTGGCATCAACACTGCGCTGGAGTTCGACCTGTACGGCAACGTCAACTCCACCCACGTCTGCGGCACGCGCATGATGAATGGCATCGGCGGCTCCGGCGATTTCGCGCGCAATGCGCACCTGGCGATCTTTGTCACCAAGTCGATCGCCAAGGGCGGCGCAATTTCCAGCGTGGTCCCCATGGCCAGCCACGTCGACCACACAGAACATGACGTCGACATTCTCGTGACCGAGATAGGCCTGGCCGACCTGCGTGGCTTGGCACCGCGTGAGCGCGCCCGCGTCATCATCGACAACTGCGTTCACCCGGACTATCGCCCAGCCTTGAATGACTACTTCACTGCCGCTTGCGCAGTCGGCGGGCATACCCCGCACATCCTGCGTGATGCCCTGAGTTGGCACATGAACCTGGAAGAAACCGGGCGCATGCTGGCGGTGTAA